Proteins found in one Candidatus Eisenbacteria bacterium genomic segment:
- a CDS encoding ribbon-helix-helix domain-containing protein, producing MGKVKIAISISQVVVHRLDQLIRKHIFTNRSQAIEEAVQDKLERMDRGRLARECAKLDPAFEKAMAEEGMSEELGAWPKY from the coding sequence ATGGGTAAAGTGAAGATTGCAATCAGTATAAGTCAGGTGGTGGTCCACCGTCTGGATCAGTTGATTAGAAAGCATATTTTCACTAATCGAAGCCAGGCGATTGAGGAGGCTGTTCAGGACAAACTGGAGCGAATGGATCGTGGCCGGCTTGCCAGAGAATGCGCGAAGCTGGATCCTGCTTTTGAGAAGGCGATGGCTGAGGAGGGTATGTCCGAGGAGTTGGGTGCATGGCCAAAATACTGA